A single region of the Demequina sp. genome encodes:
- a CDS encoding LysM peptidoglycan-binding domain-containing protein — protein MTSFTPTAGARTSAISATAVISATGLFASPAHAEQAHEAGIAAEAAPVTAQLAALPASIERALAPAAAPVVLAVPTARAAESTSRVTHAVVRGDTVWDLARHYGSTVTAIVDANHLDRRATIHVGDKLVIPGATKAAHTKTAATKSATKSSTQKATGSAKHTVKSGDTVWDLAVHYGTTVASIVKANNLGSHAVIHVGDRLTIPGVKATTTTKSSTASGTTKSTTAAARYTVKSGDTLSAIARKFGTTVSKIAGANGITDPSSIRVGQKLTIPGGVPTGLVGDTFAGRTYSKDVVRGANANKQLLNNSAVPTRAQTRALVEKTAKKYGVNVSLALAVAYQESGFNQRAVSPANAIGTMQVIPSTGAWVSTIVGRDLDLLDANDNITAGVVLLKYLTRNADNLDQAIAGYYQGLAGVRKHGMNPDTKQYVKSVRALMKRFD, from the coding sequence GTGACCTCGTTCACCCCCACCGCAGGAGCGCGCACCAGCGCGATCAGCGCAACGGCCGTGATCTCCGCCACCGGGCTGTTCGCGTCCCCGGCCCACGCCGAACAGGCCCACGAGGCGGGCATCGCCGCAGAGGCGGCCCCCGTCACCGCGCAGCTCGCCGCCCTTCCAGCCTCGATCGAGCGCGCGCTCGCGCCCGCCGCGGCGCCCGTTGTTCTCGCGGTGCCAACCGCTCGCGCCGCGGAATCCACGTCTCGCGTCACCCACGCCGTGGTGCGCGGTGACACCGTCTGGGACCTCGCGCGCCACTATGGATCCACCGTGACGGCGATCGTGGACGCGAACCACCTGGACCGGCGCGCCACGATCCACGTTGGCGACAAGCTCGTGATCCCGGGCGCGACGAAGGCCGCGCACACCAAGACCGCTGCCACGAAGTCGGCCACCAAGTCGTCGACCCAAAAGGCCACCGGCTCCGCAAAGCACACGGTGAAATCCGGCGACACCGTCTGGGACCTCGCCGTCCACTACGGCACCACCGTCGCCTCGATCGTCAAGGCCAACAACCTGGGTTCCCACGCGGTGATCCACGTGGGCGACCGCCTCACCATTCCCGGCGTGAAGGCGACCACGACCACCAAGTCGAGCACAGCGTCGGGCACCACCAAGTCCACGACCGCGGCCGCGCGGTACACCGTCAAGTCTGGCGACACGCTCAGCGCGATCGCCCGCAAGTTCGGCACCACAGTCTCCAAGATCGCGGGTGCCAACGGCATCACGGACCCCTCGTCGATTCGCGTGGGCCAGAAGCTCACCATCCCCGGCGGTGTGCCAACGGGCCTGGTAGGAGACACATTTGCTGGGCGCACGTACTCGAAAGACGTGGTGCGGGGAGCGAACGCGAACAAGCAGCTCCTCAACAACAGCGCCGTGCCCACGCGCGCCCAGACGCGCGCGCTCGTCGAGAAGACGGCCAAGAAGTACGGCGTCAACGTGTCGCTCGCGCTCGCCGTCGCGTACCAGGAGTCCGGCTTCAATCAGCGTGCCGTCTCCCCCGCCAACGCCATCGGCACGATGCAGGTGATCCCGTCCACCGGCGCGTGGGTCTCCACCATCGTTGGCCGCGACCTCGACCTCCTCGACGCCAACGACAACATCACGGCCGGTGTGGTGCTCCTCAAGTACCTCACGCGCAATGCGGACAACCTGGACCAGGCGATCGCCGGGTACTACCAAGGCCTCGCAGGCGTGCGAAAGCACGGCATGAACCCCGACACGAAGCAGTACGTGAAGTCCGTCCGCGCGCTGATGAAAAGGTTCGACTGA
- a CDS encoding Rv2175c family DNA-binding protein yields MSDAEWLTVPDFADRLGVTASHVRELLREGALVSTRRGERNTVQIPADFIVDLDGAPAILPWLHGTLTVLKDAHLSDEAVLEWLLKDEEELGMSPLAALRSGKRAPVRRIAQTLL; encoded by the coding sequence ATGTCAGACGCCGAGTGGCTCACCGTTCCAGACTTCGCCGATCGCCTTGGTGTGACGGCGTCTCACGTGCGCGAACTGCTCCGTGAGGGGGCCCTCGTGTCGACGCGGCGGGGAGAGCGCAACACCGTCCAGATTCCGGCGGACTTCATCGTCGACCTCGATGGCGCGCCCGCGATTCTGCCGTGGCTTCACGGCACGCTGACGGTGCTCAAGGACGCGCATCTGAGCGACGAGGCGGTGCTCGAGTGGCTGCTCAAGGACGAGGAGGAACTCGGCATGAGTCCCCTCGCGGCACTGCGGTCCGGTAAGCGCGCGCCCGTGCGCCGAATCGCTCAGACGCTGCTCTAG
- a CDS encoding polyprenyl synthetase family protein, with amino-acid sequence MPDATQDAIEAAIAATIAEVRATASPTGAIGEELIDALAVAVRGGKRMRAAAIMASYAAHGGNDPHAVAPVAAALELFQAAALVHDDVLDDANTRRGRPTTHLTFAKEHADRGGTGAPERFGLAGAVLAGDLSLVAATRAIAGAPLGEAQATTMRLFTEMMELVTVGQYLDMRIAATPLTALDGQLEDIRATMRAKTASYTAEFPLALGASAAGASPAQIEAARAAGLPAGIAFQLRDDLLGLVGDSSVTGKPVGEDIREGKRTVPLWHAWTRADAAARSALEVAVGRPSASEAEVAAAIAVIRESGAIAAVEAEIAGLTAEADRIVGGLAIAPEGRAELSRLLLTWGARES; translated from the coding sequence GTGCCCGATGCCACGCAGGACGCGATCGAGGCGGCGATTGCCGCGACCATTGCGGAGGTCCGCGCGACCGCGAGCCCCACAGGCGCCATCGGCGAAGAGCTCATCGATGCACTCGCCGTCGCCGTGCGCGGCGGCAAGCGAATGCGCGCGGCGGCCATCATGGCGAGCTATGCGGCGCACGGTGGAAACGATCCCCATGCCGTCGCTCCCGTGGCGGCCGCGCTCGAGCTCTTCCAGGCGGCTGCCCTCGTCCACGATGACGTGCTCGACGACGCGAACACCCGTCGCGGACGGCCAACGACTCATCTCACGTTCGCCAAGGAGCACGCGGATCGCGGCGGGACCGGCGCCCCGGAGCGCTTTGGCCTCGCGGGCGCGGTGCTCGCCGGCGACCTGAGTCTGGTCGCGGCGACGCGAGCGATCGCCGGCGCGCCCCTGGGCGAGGCGCAGGCAACGACGATGCGCCTGTTCACCGAGATGATGGAACTCGTCACCGTTGGCCAGTACCTCGACATGCGCATCGCGGCCACTCCCCTGACGGCGCTCGACGGCCAGCTGGAGGACATCCGCGCCACGATGCGCGCGAAGACGGCGTCCTACACCGCCGAGTTCCCGCTCGCCCTTGGGGCGAGCGCGGCCGGTGCCTCCCCAGCGCAGATCGAGGCGGCACGCGCGGCGGGGCTGCCCGCCGGCATCGCCTTCCAGCTGCGCGATGACCTCCTTGGGCTCGTAGGCGACAGTTCCGTGACGGGAAAGCCGGTTGGCGAGGACATTCGCGAGGGAAAGCGCACCGTTCCGCTGTGGCACGCCTGGACACGGGCCGACGCTGCCGCCAGGTCCGCGCTCGAGGTCGCCGTGGGCCGGCCAAGCGCGAGCGAGGCTGAGGTCGCCGCCGCGATAGCCGTCATCAGGGAGTCGGGAGCCATCGCCGCTGTGGAGGCAGAGATCGCCGGGCTCACCGCAGAAGCGGACCGCATTGTCGGCGGCCTCGCCATCGCCCCGGAGGGCCGCGCCGAGCTCTCGAGGCTGCTGCTTACCTGGGGCGCGAGAGAGTCCTAG
- a CDS encoding DUF4192 domain-containing protein: METLKIGLGEIVAGIPTVLGHEPSEAVVALSLNESGLPTCAFEIPRSVLLDEDSAGVTAAAVAEELCEDRGFAVLLVSYTDADVRAHCPALEALRLEVDVAVPNAEVLAVKDGEWFRPGCFDVGCCPRELPEVPVAYANIVEDARRRAEEHAEHARRALERVQRRFEQRESAALVWEEALAEGAVCDATAARRLAATLDDLCVRDWVVLTILGAGPEARDDALEGLETGAVAVALDAALVGHARPNLLVTERARAVVERVARAARGRSRKAATNTLVAVLDWWEGNLDEAKERCDVALSADPNYRLAELVLLAVSRGIRPGWLAHAGQSAH; the protein is encoded by the coding sequence ATGGAGACATTGAAGATTGGCCTCGGCGAGATCGTCGCCGGAATCCCTACGGTCCTGGGCCACGAGCCGAGCGAGGCGGTGGTGGCGTTGAGCCTCAACGAGTCGGGTCTGCCCACGTGCGCCTTCGAGATCCCGCGCTCTGTGCTGCTTGACGAGGACTCCGCGGGAGTCACCGCGGCCGCCGTCGCGGAGGAGCTGTGTGAGGATCGCGGCTTCGCGGTGCTGCTCGTGAGCTACACCGATGCGGACGTGCGCGCCCACTGCCCTGCGCTTGAGGCGCTCCGCCTGGAGGTGGACGTCGCGGTCCCGAACGCGGAGGTGCTCGCGGTCAAGGACGGCGAGTGGTTCCGCCCTGGATGCTTCGACGTCGGGTGCTGCCCTCGCGAACTTCCCGAGGTGCCCGTCGCCTACGCGAACATCGTCGAGGACGCGCGCAGGCGGGCCGAGGAGCACGCCGAGCATGCGCGCAGGGCGCTCGAGCGAGTTCAGCGCCGCTTCGAGCAGCGCGAGTCGGCGGCGCTCGTGTGGGAGGAGGCGCTCGCAGAGGGTGCCGTGTGCGACGCCACTGCCGCGCGCAGGCTCGCGGCTACGCTCGACGACCTGTGCGTGCGCGACTGGGTGGTGCTGACGATCCTCGGGGCGGGGCCTGAGGCGAGGGACGATGCGCTGGAGGGGCTCGAGACCGGGGCCGTCGCCGTCGCCCTGGATGCGGCGCTCGTCGGCCACGCGCGACCGAACCTGCTTGTCACGGAGCGCGCCCGCGCGGTGGTGGAGCGCGTGGCGCGGGCCGCGCGCGGACGCTCTCGCAAGGCGGCGACGAACACGTTGGTTGCCGTGCTGGACTGGTGGGAAGGGAATCTTGACGAGGCGAAGGAGCGTTGTGACGTGGCGTTGAGCGCCGATCCCAACTACCGCCTCGCGGAGCTCGTCCTGCTCGCGGTCAGCCGCGGGATCCGCCCTGGCTGGCTTGCGCATGCCGGACAAAGCGCCCATTAG